The following coding sequences lie in one Panicum virgatum strain AP13 chromosome 6N, P.virgatum_v5, whole genome shotgun sequence genomic window:
- the LOC120678375 gene encoding phosphatidylinositol/phosphatidylcholine transfer protein SFH13-like isoform X1 — protein sequence MSVWRRSASMEGLFTLDDRKERRSDVENSEDERRRLSIGSLKKKALNASNKLTHSLKKRGKRKVEHRASSFTIEDVRDEQEERAVFTFQQELLNRNLLPDKHNDYHLLLRFLKARKFDTEKAIQMWSEMLQWRKEFGADTILEDFNFEELDEVLCYYPQGYHGVDRQGRPVYIERLGKVEPNKLMHITTVDRYMKYHVQEFERAFRDRFPACSIAAKRHIDSTTTILDVDGVGLKNFSKTARDMLSRMQKIDSDYYPETLHQMFVVNAGSGFKLLWNSVKGFLDPKTASKIHVLGTKFQSRLLEVIDASQLPEFLGGTCTCAAEGGCLRSNKGPWNDPNVMKLAHNKEAKFTRHTRRLSEIEQRRSSFARLHLLKGRNSDTSTVESGSDIDDLGSPMMRNTVERSTVGCSRLAPVREEIQMRARDSAAYYSCDDHFVVVDKTVDYGRGGSISDKSSASDVRAKVRPLITSTAAHMAGPSRNRQGTVVPKEVSDEGTFHRFFRLLLALIVKVFACFHIAYDQQVTRVNNPLPPAEPEPVSEDHPAVETFSVDRISPIIERLQRLEGKVDELGSKPPGIPLEKERSLLESWDRIKCIESDLERTKKVLQATVMKQLEIAESLEEVIRANLRRRRFCA from the exons ATGTCAG TGTGGCGTCGCTCAGCAAGCATGGAAGGTTTGTTCACGCTTGATGATAGGAAAGAACGGAGGTCAGATGTGGAGAATTCAGAGGACGAGAGAAGGCGGCTATCCATCGGGTCACTGAAGAAAAAGGCACTGAACGCATCAAACAAGCTCACACATTCACTCAAGAAGAGGGGAAAACGAAAGGTGGAGCATCGGGCCTCGTCCTTCACAATCGAAGATGTCAGGGATGAGCAAGAGGAGCGTGCTGTCTTTACCTTCCAGCAAGAACTTTTGAACAGGAACTTGCTACCTGACAAACATAATGATTATCACTTGTTGCTGAG GTTTTTGAAGgctagaaaatttgacaccGAGAAGGCGATCCAAATGTGGTCTGAGATGCTCCAGTGGAGAAAAGAATTTGGAGCGGATACAATACTAGAG GACTTCAATTTTGAGGAGCTAGACGAGGTGCTATGCTATTATCCTCAGGGCTACCATGGAGTTGACAGGCAGGGAAGACCAGTATACATTGAGAGATTAGGGAAAGTGGAACCAAACAAACTGATGCACATTACTACGGTTGACCGTTACATGAAGTATCATGTGCAAGAATTTGAGAGAGCCTTCAGGGACAGGTTTCCTGCATGCTCTATTGCAGCGAAAAGGCATATTGATTCGACAACCACTATACTAGATGTCGATGGCGTG GGTCTCAAGAACTTCAGCAAAACAGCAAGAGATATGTTAAGTAGaatgcagaagattgacagtgaCTACTATCCTGAG ACACTGCATCAGATGTTTGTTGTGAATGCTGGTAGTGGTTTCAAGCTACTATGGAATTCTGTGAAAGGTTTTCTGGACCCTAAAACTGCCTCAAAGATACAT GTTTTGGGAACAAAGTTTCAGAGCAGACTTCTTGAAGTAATAGATGCAAG CCAACTTCCTGAATTTTTGGGTGGAACATGCACTTGTGCTGCCGAGGGAGGATGTCTCAGGTCTAACAAAGGTCCATGGAATGATCCAAATGTCATGAAG CTTGCACATAACAAGGAAGCAAAATTTACAAGACATACCAGACGTTTATCTGAGATTGAGCAGAGGAGGAGTTCGTTTGCTAGGCTACATCTTTTGAAG GGTAGAAACAGTGACACGTCAACTGTGGAGTCAGGATCTGACATTGATGATCTAGGTTCTCCAATGATGAGAAACACAGTGGAGAGAAGCACAGTGGGGTGTAGTCGATTGGCTCCAGTTCGTGAAGAG ATACAGATGAGAGCACGAGACTCTGCCGCTTATTACAGTTGTGACGATCACTTTGTTGTGGTGGACAAAACGGTTGACTATGGTCGAGGAGGATCAATTTCAGATAAAAGCAGCGCCTCAGATGTAAGGGCTAAAGTTCGGCCACTGATTACCAGCACAGCAGCACATATGGCAG GTCCCTCAAGGAATAGACAAGGTACAGTAGTACCTAAAGAGGTTTCAGATGAAGGAACATTCCATCGCTTCTTCAGATTACTTCTGGCTTTGATTGTCAAAGTCTTCGCCTGCTTCCATATAGCATATGATCAGCAGGTGACAAGGGTCAACAACCCACTACCTCCAGCCGAACCTGAACCGGTTTCTGAAGATCATCCAGCAGTAGAGACATTCAGTGTAGACCGCATCAGTCCTATCATAGAGCGCCTTCAGAGGCTTGAAGGGAAAGTCGATGAGCTTGGCAGCAAGCCCCCAGGGATTCCCCTAGAGAAAGAACGATCCCTCTTGGAGTCGTGGGATAGAATAAAATGTATTGAGTCTGACCTGGAGCGAACAAAGAAG GTGCTGCAAGCTACAGTGATGAAGCAACTGGAAATTGCGGAATCATTGGAGGAAGTGATTCGGGCAAACCTTCGA AGACGAAGATTCTGTGCATAA
- the LOC120678375 gene encoding phosphatidylinositol/phosphatidylcholine transfer protein SFH13-like isoform X2, with translation MSVWRRSASMEGLFTLDDRKERRSDVENSEDERRRLSIGSLKKKALNASNKLTHSLKKRGKRKVEHRASSFTIEDVRDEQEERAVFTFQQELLNRNLLPDKHNDYHLLLRFLKARKFDTEKAIQMWSEMLQWRKEFGADTILEDFNFEELDEVLCYYPQGYHGVDRQGRPVYIERLGKVEPNKLMHITTVDRYMKYHVQEFERAFRDRFPACSIAAKRHIDSTTTILDVDGVGLKNFSKTARDMLSRMQKIDSDYYPETLHQMFVVNAGSGFKLLWNSVKGFLDPKTASKIHVLGTKFQSRLLEVIDASQLPEFLGGTCTCAAEGGCLRSNKGPWNDPNVMKLAHNKEAKFTRHTRRLSEIEQRRSSFARLHLLKGRNSDTSTVESGSDIDDLGSPMMRNTVERSTVGCSRLAPVREEMRARDSAAYYSCDDHFVVVDKTVDYGRGGSISDKSSASDVRAKVRPLITSTAAHMAGPSRNRQGTVVPKEVSDEGTFHRFFRLLLALIVKVFACFHIAYDQQVTRVNNPLPPAEPEPVSEDHPAVETFSVDRISPIIERLQRLEGKVDELGSKPPGIPLEKERSLLESWDRIKCIESDLERTKKVLQATVMKQLEIAESLEEVIRANLRRRRFCA, from the exons ATGTCAG TGTGGCGTCGCTCAGCAAGCATGGAAGGTTTGTTCACGCTTGATGATAGGAAAGAACGGAGGTCAGATGTGGAGAATTCAGAGGACGAGAGAAGGCGGCTATCCATCGGGTCACTGAAGAAAAAGGCACTGAACGCATCAAACAAGCTCACACATTCACTCAAGAAGAGGGGAAAACGAAAGGTGGAGCATCGGGCCTCGTCCTTCACAATCGAAGATGTCAGGGATGAGCAAGAGGAGCGTGCTGTCTTTACCTTCCAGCAAGAACTTTTGAACAGGAACTTGCTACCTGACAAACATAATGATTATCACTTGTTGCTGAG GTTTTTGAAGgctagaaaatttgacaccGAGAAGGCGATCCAAATGTGGTCTGAGATGCTCCAGTGGAGAAAAGAATTTGGAGCGGATACAATACTAGAG GACTTCAATTTTGAGGAGCTAGACGAGGTGCTATGCTATTATCCTCAGGGCTACCATGGAGTTGACAGGCAGGGAAGACCAGTATACATTGAGAGATTAGGGAAAGTGGAACCAAACAAACTGATGCACATTACTACGGTTGACCGTTACATGAAGTATCATGTGCAAGAATTTGAGAGAGCCTTCAGGGACAGGTTTCCTGCATGCTCTATTGCAGCGAAAAGGCATATTGATTCGACAACCACTATACTAGATGTCGATGGCGTG GGTCTCAAGAACTTCAGCAAAACAGCAAGAGATATGTTAAGTAGaatgcagaagattgacagtgaCTACTATCCTGAG ACACTGCATCAGATGTTTGTTGTGAATGCTGGTAGTGGTTTCAAGCTACTATGGAATTCTGTGAAAGGTTTTCTGGACCCTAAAACTGCCTCAAAGATACAT GTTTTGGGAACAAAGTTTCAGAGCAGACTTCTTGAAGTAATAGATGCAAG CCAACTTCCTGAATTTTTGGGTGGAACATGCACTTGTGCTGCCGAGGGAGGATGTCTCAGGTCTAACAAAGGTCCATGGAATGATCCAAATGTCATGAAG CTTGCACATAACAAGGAAGCAAAATTTACAAGACATACCAGACGTTTATCTGAGATTGAGCAGAGGAGGAGTTCGTTTGCTAGGCTACATCTTTTGAAG GGTAGAAACAGTGACACGTCAACTGTGGAGTCAGGATCTGACATTGATGATCTAGGTTCTCCAATGATGAGAAACACAGTGGAGAGAAGCACAGTGGGGTGTAGTCGATTGGCTCCAGTTCGTGAAGAG ATGAGAGCACGAGACTCTGCCGCTTATTACAGTTGTGACGATCACTTTGTTGTGGTGGACAAAACGGTTGACTATGGTCGAGGAGGATCAATTTCAGATAAAAGCAGCGCCTCAGATGTAAGGGCTAAAGTTCGGCCACTGATTACCAGCACAGCAGCACATATGGCAG GTCCCTCAAGGAATAGACAAGGTACAGTAGTACCTAAAGAGGTTTCAGATGAAGGAACATTCCATCGCTTCTTCAGATTACTTCTGGCTTTGATTGTCAAAGTCTTCGCCTGCTTCCATATAGCATATGATCAGCAGGTGACAAGGGTCAACAACCCACTACCTCCAGCCGAACCTGAACCGGTTTCTGAAGATCATCCAGCAGTAGAGACATTCAGTGTAGACCGCATCAGTCCTATCATAGAGCGCCTTCAGAGGCTTGAAGGGAAAGTCGATGAGCTTGGCAGCAAGCCCCCAGGGATTCCCCTAGAGAAAGAACGATCCCTCTTGGAGTCGTGGGATAGAATAAAATGTATTGAGTCTGACCTGGAGCGAACAAAGAAG GTGCTGCAAGCTACAGTGATGAAGCAACTGGAAATTGCGGAATCATTGGAGGAAGTGATTCGGGCAAACCTTCGA AGACGAAGATTCTGTGCATAA
- the LOC120677685 gene encoding SWI/SNF complex subunit SMARCC2-like, translating to MDEETKRREEIEARLEEERTLRQEQECRWQEERMQERQRMEQALLAERHAAQQQMQTMFSYLQGLGATINYQPPLTMPWPPPPLPPLGLPSIFPPSGATGTPNQSIGGSDEPPDEHSLAPAASQWPPS from the exons ATGGACGAAGAGACGAAGAGGCGGGAGGAGATCGAGgcgaggctggaggaggagcggacgctAAGGCAGGAGCAAGAGTGCAGGTGGCAGGAAGAGCGGATGCAGGAGCGGCAGAGGATGGAGCAGGCGCTTCTTGCTGAGCGACATGCCGCGCAACAACAGATGCAGACCATGTTCTCATACCTCCAAGGCCTTGGCGCGACAATAAACTATCAACCGCCGCTAACGATGCcctggcctccaccaccgctgccaCCGCTAGGCCTTCCTTCTATCTTTCCTCCATCTGGCGCTACAGGCACTCCT aatcaatcgATTGGGGGGTCAGATGAGCCTCCGGACGAGCATTCACTGGCACCGGCAGCGTCGCAGTGGCCACCTAGCTGA